The following is a genomic window from Octopus sinensis linkage group LG20, ASM634580v1, whole genome shotgun sequence.
aaaatccgcaaatttccaagcagaaaacagaatcgaactgtcatttgcttccacggaaataaccgaagtgaaatgtttattcattttgtcgagtaatatcgaaagaatgcccttattttttaaagcttggtacttattctatcgggtttctTTTGCTGGATCGATgctacgaggatgtaaacaaaccagcaccggttgtcaagcggtgataaaacaaacacacacataacgaaCGAGCTTCTTCCAGCAACTGCTTCTCAGACATCTACTCGCAAAGTAACCAAAATGTTGAGTAGTAGGACTGAATTCCAAGTAGCATAGATAGGAAGTAAGTTGCTCAGTCACATCGCCATGCCTGTCTGTGCCTGTATAATACATTTTATAAACAGTAGAACATCAGGCGGATGTTGCAGATAGGTAGCACCAAGTTGGAATACTCTCCGTTTTCACAGGGATTTTTCAGATTACTAAGCACAATGATATTTTTGGACACTACGCACTTAAAAGCTATAGAAGCATTTTCGGTTAAAAACCAAAAAGTGCATATTTTTAGACGAAAatttgtgtgatttaagggagatttggctgtttctAGCATATGCCATGACCgataaaaatcataattttcaAGATAAAAAAATGTTAGTAACATAAATGAGAATGCGAcaaatagaaaatattgaaaaacatcaatactcgtcagagggagaaagaaacaaGGTGGTCATGAGATATGCTAGAAACACCTCCGACAAaatggagaaattccaacttgttGGTGCTACCTATCTCCGACGTCCACCAAACAGTTTTGAATTTTGGATTCTCACCATTTGTATAAGTGATAACGATCATGTTCCTTAAGGGCGTGGAttaaataatccttcctactatattCACAAGgtataaaattttgtgggaggcgGTTAGTTGATTATTtcaacctggtatttattttatcgaccccgcaaagGTGGATTTGGAACTCACAACGCAAGCATGGATGAGATGCTTAGCATTTTTTTCCcgcaagctaacgattctgccagctcgctgattTTCAATAATTGAATTTTAGTGATACAACCAATATATTCACCCCTTGATACCACTTCAACACACACGAACATGCGAAACATCAATATCCCATTTTTGCTAATCTCGTTAtcaattttcttttgtattgtatATTAGATTGATTGATTTTTACGTGGCATCTAATGTAAATTTAGAACTTTTGCTTCCTTCACGCCgctgaattataaaaatatataattagcataTTATTACTGTGTTAAGAAACGACGTTAAGGAAAATAATCAGGATGCTAATTTTCTTCCAACCACGTAGgaagtatttcaatattttcaccTGGTTGTTATTACGTAACTTTAAAAGCTTGTAACTGTATTATTAATCcctaaataaaatgaatatgttTTTCATCCGTATGCAAAACTACATCAAAACTACCACTTTTTTTTTGAGAATAAACTTCAAGTGGTTGGGAAAAATTTAACAAgcttaaattttcaaaattctgtTGAAGGTTTACATATAAGAACACTCATCAATTTGGACATCGATCCAAATAATATCCACCAATAAAGAAAATCTACAAGCGTAGGGGAAGACCCCAGTACACAAGAGGTAGCTTCTCTTGTCCATTCTTTGATGTTGCTCAACCCAATTTGCAGTTTCCTTATCTTTTATAAATCTTAAAGAAttcaataaatttgtatatttccAAGTAgcctacatattcttttattcttttactggttccaggcatttgactacggccatgctggagcacctcctcaaagggattttagttgaagaaatcaaccccaggacataatctttgtaagcctagcagttattttgccaaactgctaagttatggggatgtaaacataccgacatcggttgtcaagcgatggtggggtagacaaagacacacacaatcaatccaaataaacgaataaaaaaacgAACTTGAGGATGTGCACAAGAAATGTATTAGTTCTTCAttggaaaagagaaagggaaaagtccaaagatggAACAGAAATCGCCAAAAGCACAcactgacaggcttctttcagtttccgtctaccaaatccactcacaaggctttgatcggctcaaagctatagtagaagacatttcaccaaggtcccacagtgggactcaacctagaatcatgtggttgagaagcaagcttcttaccacacagtcacgccttcAGAGATTAGTCATATTTTCCCCGAATGAATCACAGAAACTGATTATATTGTTGTTATGGCCTTTCTATTACATAGGCATCTCTCTCTCAAAATCATTTCAAAGTCCACTTTTCCCTGCTTGCATTAGTTAAACAATATcagttgaagcagattttctaaggcTAGATGCACTTTCTGTtgtcagccctcacctgtttccaagtaaggtaatatttcccttagTCCTTCAAAACCAAATAATACAATGAACTGGGATGCAGAGGAGAGAAAATGGCCCAACCAACACTACTATGTTTGTTTACAATTGTAAGCACAACTGGTGTGCAACGTCCAGACaaggaaacacatacatacacacacactcataccaaatttactcacaaaattTTTTGTGGGCTCATGGCTACTGTAGACTGTATTTGTTCAAAGTGctgtatagtgggactgaaccagaaactaaGTAATTGTGaatgaagtaaacttcttaagtaCAGAGCCATgcttttatatgcatgtgtgtgtgtaaaatggaaTTTCAATAATAGGTCCATTGCTATCATCTGATTGTTTAACATTTGCTTGATAAAAAAACTTGAAGCTACAATGTACTTCTATTATTGGACTATATTAATAGTTGTTAGCTTTTCTTACTGAGTGATCTACTTAACAGCAGAGATGCTTGCTCTGAAAGCATAGTTGCCAAAATAAAAACGGAATTAAAAAAACGCATAAAGGTCCATTACTTCTGCTAGCAGTGAAGGGATTCTTCCAATGACAGAGAAAAGTAGAGTGTATGATGCTCAAATATAAAGTGCAATGTTGCATGGTAGCAAAAAACTGGCACTGAAAgcagagcgtgtgtgtgtgtgtctatatgagcaatgtgcatgtacatatacatgcatgtatatatatatatatatatatatatacattcttatatacatgaatgtgtatatatatatatatatatatatatacatacattaatgtatatatatatatacatacattcttatatacatgaatgtatgtatacataaatgtgaagttatgatgtatgtaaacaaagtttgttttctttttttgaagcattgagatgtattgTAATATACAGATATGGAAATATTCTATTCTcaatgcataataaaaatactgAATAGCATAAATAGGATAGAACAtccttatattgcagaaaaatcttATAGTGGCCAGCCATGACTGGCCTCTAtcaatatacatgaatgtatatatacattcatatatacatgcatgtatgtatatatatatatatatatatatatatatatctatatataaattcacattaCATGCATGTAGGGTACTTTATTcaaggcaccagcactggcaaggcCACttagtaacttgcaagacaaaaatctcTCAAGTGAGATGGGTTTTGGTATTGAGGAAAGTGGATTTGTATCAGGTGATGGGAGGTTAAAGTATAATTGTAGGACAGAAAGATACTAAAGAGGAGATATGGTTACCAGagttagaggaagagagagagagatggtagtgATGTGCCAGAGTGTACCCTCAAAGTACAAGGAGGTGAATGTAAATGAAGTGGTAGAAGATTGAACAGGGTAAGTGAGCAGGGTGTTCAGGAGTGCATGCAAAGGGGGAGAGTGGAGGGAAAATGAAATACAGTGAGTGATGAAATATGGGTATATATTGAGAAGTGACAGAAGAAAGAGATGACAGAGCATTTGCCTGCAAGGGTGGAGAGGGTATGGGGTGTGTGAATTAATGTTACATGTAGGTGCGATACACAGCACTTCCTTaactcagttttgctgaggtGGCGGGTAGGTCTTTCCAAGGACCTCATAATGCTAGACATTTTGGTccattgtcatctcctctgtgaagcTCAACACCTTGAGACTGGCCCTCACTACTTCATCCTATGTATTCCCGAGTCTCCATATTCCACAGGTGCCATTCACTATAAGTgaacagcacttctttatacagctataTGTCCAAACCATCATAgccatctctcttgcatgctacatctgatttgtcttatgcccaacttttccctCAGCACATTTGCGCATTGTCACACATGTACACTGATATTGCACTTgagtggatgtatgcatgtgtatatacataactcTTCTACATTTGTTCATCCTCAACCCTACCAGATCACTTATCTTCACTCCCCTACTTTCCATCCAAATCATATTTATCGGACCTTCTCTCCCTCAATCTTGTTCTTCATTCAGTATATTTGCTCACCCCACCATTAACTCATCTCTGaccatctctcactttctccacaCACTCTTGGAACCCCTCCTACTCACCCACTTTCTGTTCTTCTGTCCCCGAAGCCCACCCTGACACGTTATCACTATCACCAGCTCAACTTTTCCAGCTCTATCCCAACTATTCCCACCCACTCTTGTATAATTGGAGGTAGTCATATACCTCCGCTACCACAAGAAATCTGTTTCTActctttctttcatactttacATCACCAAGTAAAATGTTGTCTCCCACTCTGCTCGGTCAAAACGGATCTTAGTCTTGTAAGCTATATGGTGTTgtcactagtgctggtaccataaaaaaaaatggtatcaAGTACATTCTATAATTGGTGTTAGTaatggcatccagtcatagaatctaagccaaagcagacaatggagcgTGACGCAGTATTCAAACCTATCGGATacaaattgtccaacctatgctagcatgggagacacgcattaaaagatgatgatacacaaaaacacacacatacacacggtgtgcgtgcgtgtgtgtgtgtatgtatatatatatataaatttatgcacaaattaatacatacatgcatgtacacacatacatacgtatatatatatatatatatatatatatacgcacgtatataattatatacataaacatacatatacacgcaaatatacagacatacctacttacacacacatactctcaggCATACcaagtatatgcatttatatattttataccatatatgtgtgcatttgcgaacgtatgtgtgtatattatttatacatatatgtgtgtatatatatatatatatatatatatatatatatatatatatatatatggagaatttcAATTTAGCTTTGCATTATTCATTCAGAAGTCAACTGAATCAAtgaataacatttattttgatTCTCGTTCAACACATTTCTCCGCCCCTTTTCtaacaatatattaatattttggttCTATATTTCACACATTTATTCACTGTTATACAATATATCTAAAAGTACAGAGTGTAATAATAAGTAAACTTACTACTTCGTCAATGTGAGCCGGATGAAGAGAGCAGGcatcggttaaaaaaaaaatttatctaatTACAATATCTTCTGGTCATCTGAAATATACGGAATTGCAGTGTCATAACGCAGCAAATAGATATCATTACAACAACTtggtaatataattttaaattgaaaatgtaaatGTCTTTGGTAATAAGATCGATgtaagaaatgtttttaaaaaattttaacctTAATTTAGGAGTTTTATTGAACTGTACCTTTTTAAATATCAACAAGTGATTTCGTATGTTTTGTTTAAATGACACGAACATTTTCGGTTTATAAAATACATTCTGCAGAAACTATAAACATGGCCGATTCACGCTGTTATATGATTGAGAAAGGctatgaagaatataaaaaagcaaAGCATCTTAGCGAAGAAGAATCAAAGAACGATCCTGAAAATGAGCCTTTCAAATCTAAATACAAAGCTAGAGATATATTACTTTCCTTGCGtgataaaatgaatacatttTTAACTGACACAAATGATTTACTTACGAAAATTTTAATCGCAGGACTAAATCTTCAACTGGGAGTGAATCATCTTGAGACAGAAGAACTGGGAGTCGGTGAGGAATACCttactaaaattttaaaagacaTTGAGGATCATAAATTGAACAAGAGTTCTTGCAACATATACCAAGAAGCCCTCAATAATTTAGGGATTCTGTGGAGCCACCGAGGAGAATTTGGTTTGGACGAAGCCGTGAAGTATTTAGAACTAGCCGAAAATCTTTACAATGATTTTAAACATGAAGTAGGTGGAGCCCCTCATTCAGTCGAAGAACTTTTCCGACCTGAAGGTGAGGATAATGATCTTATTGAACACGATCGTGATGTACACTTCGAAAATACTTACACTCATACAATGTTTTATCTAGCACAGGTCTATGCTGGCAAAGGCAATAGAGAACTTTCTGCTAAGTATTGTCACCAAACTTTACTTAGACAATTAGAATCAAACCAGTATAACCCATTAGAATGGGCTATAAATGCTGCTAGTCTTTCTCAATACTATCTTAGTGTGGATGATTATATGATGGCAAGGCATTGCCTCGCTAGTTCTTGTTACATATTACAGGAAGCTGACGACTCTACCATTGAAAGTACTAACGACAGCATTGCACGACGCAAAGCTGACATCAGCCGCTGTTGGGCAAAATATGGTTTGTCGCTTCTTGAGTCCTCTAAAGAATTCTCTATAATTAATCTTATCGGACATTTGGACAGAACTGATTtggtaaatgagaaaaaaaattcatcGGAAGCTGACCATAATGCAGATAAGGAGCCGATTGCTGAAACTGAAACTCCCGAAAATTCGGATAAAAACACAGCTCGATTCAAACTGGAATTAACAGATCTGGAAGAAAATATGCCTGCAAAATTTGTAAAAGATTTCCCGTCTGCACGAGAAGTATTTATTGCTGTTCAGAAGTGGTTAAATGACGCGAAAGAATATTATGTTATTGATAGCTATTGCAATGATTATGTTGAAATAATGAGGGATCATAGTAAGGCTTATAAACTGTTAGCGTGTTTTGAAACCGACCAAAACCGACAGTGTAAGATGCAGAAGCGTCGCATAGATTTACTAAGTAAACTACTCGAAGCTCTTAATGCGCAGCATTATCTCCACGTTTGTCGTCAATTAATGTACGAACTTGCAGAAACATACTCCAGTTTATTAGACATCAAGGTAAACATATTTCAAAACGAGGAATCTTCGAGGACACcacatgcaattaaaaaaattaacttattaGTCTCTCAGAGCATCGACCATTATATGAAATACATCCATTCAATCAAAGGTGGTCGTGCACAATTGCCAGATAAGCTCGACGAATCTGATGCTCGTCCAACATTAATTGCATATTTTTGTGTCGGCAACCTTTACACAAAATTCATTTGTTCAGATGCGGAGATGAAAATCCAAAATATTGAAAGAAGGCTTGCATGTTTCAAATGTATTGTTGATTATTGTCGTAAGGACCCAAAGGGATCGGAATTTATTGCTAATGAATTGCATATATGTGAAGAAATGGTGGAACTTTTGCCCAGAAAAATAGAACAACTTAAAATGGACCCTTCAGCTGATATCACATGTTAATCTTATTGTTTTCTTCTATGGTAAActgattttatttctctttaaacgatatttttttaattagataagttttttttttttttttttcgtatttctaATCGGGACTTTTAAGTAGATTGTAAATGCAGTTAATAATTCATTGGGTGTGATGAACAGATCTAACTTCGAAGTTAGTAACTGTATCAACCTGGGAGAACATGCGAAAGCCATGAGTAATGTCCCTTCTCTGTGGTCGTTTGTAGGAATGGGTAAAGGTTGttatttttatgtacatattctttcattcgttttcttgcttcagtcataCTGGATCACCGTCTCGGAAAATCACAACACAGTACtcggtaaacacacacacacacacgcacgcaagaaCAAGTACCATGCACACACCACAGATAAGAACAAGCGCCCAGACAaagaccaaacacacacacacaagaacaagcacgcacacacacacacacaagcaagaacacacaaacaagaacaagcatgcacacacacacaagaacaagcacgtacacacacacaagcaagaacacacaaacaagaacaagcatgcatacacacacacacacacaagaacacacaaacaagaacaagcatgcacacacacacacacacacacacacaagaacaagcacgcacacacacacgaacaagaagcatgcacaagcacgcacacacacgaacaagaagcatgcacacacacacacacacacaggaacaagcACGCACGTACAACCGATTagctttctctttccatttcgaTAGATCCACTAACAGTTGACAAGACATGTGCTCACGGAAATTACCGTTGTAATTTTTCACGTCAAAACGAAAGAATGCTGTGTTTTAATGGAAAAAATcggtcccaggacttattctttttaaagcctggtatttattctatcagcctcttttgccaaaccactaagttatgggggacataaacacaccgacaccagttgtcaagcagtggaatggtgggacaaagacatacacacacatgtatatatatatatatatacgacgggcttttcgtttccacctaccaaatgcactcacatggctttggttggtctgaggccatagtaggagacacttgcccaaggtgccacacattgggactgaacccagaactatgcggttgggaagcaaactttataCCACATTGCCTTGTCAATACTCATCCCAACACAGTATTTTAGTAGTAATTTTTATAGTCTAGGTTGTTAACTGCTTTGTAGAACAAGCCGAAAATCTTTACAATGATTTTAAACGTTCTAAGTTACCTGATCTAACTTCTCTGCTGTCTCTTTAAAATCCTCCAACCATCATCAAATGTTTGAGGGCAAATTTAGCTCACTTCCTCCTGTCTGAAGTCTATATCTATGACTTCTTTTGACTCTCCCACTCTTTTGAGCACTCCTCAGATATGCATGCTCTTAACTTAGTTCTCAGAGCGATTCGTTGTGACACTGAATGATTCAACTCATTTTTACTCAAAGACAACATGTAGTCAGGAATTaggaattgaactcgtgaccttatgattgtgagccaaatactctaatcactaagccacgtgccttctcTGCTGTCCTCTACAAATAAGAAAGCCTATGTATATGCCTGACTAACATATAAGATACTTGGATAACTGTTGATTTGTATCTCACCACTTAACCATTGCTGTCTTAGTATCTAGTAAAGTGTCCCAACTACTACATCATCATGGCTAACCACCACACATCAACATACTACACAGTGTCAGACCTTTTGACTCTTCAGGCTGGCTCACTCATTAGAACTTCACCAGTTCTacagtgatgtatatatgtgctatacCTTATGGCACATGTGTTTTGTTACTAACCTACTCAAAGCAGGTAAGCAAGGTGACTGAAACCATCCTCTTAGATATAGCCCTCACATAATCAAAAGTGCATAATCTTCAAAATTCTAAGGCCAGATGTCCTCGATGCTAACACCTGCCTGTTTCTAAGTGAAGTACTAATCTCCTATCAccaccatttaaatatatatatatatatatgggaagtgGATGTAAGTGAAGTGGTACAGAGTATTTGGGTAGGTAAGTTTGTAAAAGGGGATAGAGTGGAAGGGGAATGCAATGAATGGTGAACACAGGTGGAGATTAAGATGTTACGAAAATGAATTGTTGGAAAGTTTTGTCAAGGACAGATTGTGTGCAGGAACATAGACATGTCTTTAGGGCCTAATTTTTACAAAGATGAGtcttttcaagtacagcaaattgccaatcaTCTCCATCTTTTGGTATCTCATCAGTGAAGCTCAACATCTAGACCCAAAGTTTTTTACACCACATTGTTCCTTGTTCTCCCTCTTTCATAGGTTCCATTCACTTTTAACAattggtacttctttatgcaactgtcctcgtccatatgcataaCCTAACCATATTGGTGCAGCTTTCTCTCTTccacactacatctgatgtctcttatgcccaatttttctcgaTTCATTTACACTTTGTTGTACACACACTGATGTGCACACCCAGTGGAGCATGCTAACTGGGTTTCTTTCAAGCTTTCACATCTCCTCTGCATGCACAGACCATGTTTCACTACTATTTAGCATTACTTGTCACTCTGAAACAGTGActttttgttaccaacaaagacagtagctctctgaactttcttcaTCCTATTCATATTCTAGCAACCATGCTTTCAGA
Proteins encoded in this region:
- the LOC115222641 gene encoding KIF-binding protein-like, whose product is MADSRCYMIEKGYEEYKKAKHLSEEESKNDPENEPFKSKYKARDILLSLRDKMNTFLTDTNDLLTKILIAGLNLQLGVNHLETEELGVGEEYLTKILKDIEDHKLNKSSCNIYQEALNNLGILWSHRGEFGLDEAVKYLELAENLYNDFKHEVGGAPHSVEELFRPEGEDNDLIEHDRDVHFENTYTHTMFYLAQVYAGKGNRELSAKYCHQTLLRQLESNQYNPLEWAINAASLSQYYLSVDDYMMARHCLASSCYILQEADDSTIESTNDSIARRKADISRCWAKYGLSLLESSKEFSIINLIGHLDRTDLVNEKKNSSEADHNADKEPIAETETPENSDKNTARFKLELTDLEENMPAKFVKDFPSAREVFIAVQKWLNDAKEYYVIDSYCNDYVEIMRDHSKAYKLLACFETDQNRQCKMQKRRIDLLSKLLEALNAQHYLHVCRQLMYELAETYSSLLDIKVNIFQNEESSRTPHAIKKINLLVSQSIDHYMKYIHSIKGGRAQLPDKLDESDARPTLIAYFCVGNLYTKFICSDAEMKIQNIERRLACFKCIVDYCRKDPKGSEFIANELHICEEMVELLPRKIEQLKMDPSADITC